The Salmo salar chromosome ssa06, Ssal_v3.1, whole genome shotgun sequence sequence GATCTTCAGTTAACCATCTCTGTTGTCTGAAAATTAAACGGTTAACTCTCTATGGCTCATGGTATTGCTCTATCTTGTGCTAACTTTATGTAATCTCTTTCACTAAACCATTACACGGGTCTGGGCATTGAAGGTATGTTGGAATCACGTGGAGACCATGGTGACCAAATCAATCTCTCTCCGGAGGGATTCATGTGCTTTTTGAATGCctaataatgtagtgtttacccagACAAGAAAATAACCAATGTTAGCCTGGTGGGATTGTTGGGTCTGGTCTGGGCGTTGGGAAATGGAGGGTTAAGGCAAGGTCTAACAGCTTCTCCCTTgctactgttgtgtgtgtgtgtgtgtgtgtgtgtgtgtgtgtgtgtgtgtgtgtgtgtgtgtgtgtgtgtgtgtgtgtgtgtgtgtgtgtgtgtgtgtgtgtgtgtgtgtgtgtgtgtgtgtgtgtgtgtgtgtgcgcgtgtgtgcgcgtgtgtgtgcttgcgtgagAGAGAGTATACAAGGAACTAAAAAAAACTGTTCACAGTTTGCTGAgcgcacaaaacaaatattagccaGTATTTGCAGTTAATCCTTTGGTTTATCATCTCCAGGTCACCTCACCTCTATTTTACATCTAACAATAAAGCTCccgttttctctctcttcctcttgtcttttctctcttttcctattttgtctttctgtttctctctctcatcatatTGCTCTTTATTCTTCCTTCCCGTTTTCTCTCGCTCCCTTCCCtttccctctttgtctctctcccctctctctagctATATTGTCCATTGTGGGGAACCTGCTGGTGCTCATTATGGCATTTAAGCACTCATCTCACATGAAGCCCCCGGAGCTGCTGAGTGTCAACCTGGCGGTGACAGACCTGGGAGCTGCTGTCGCCATGTACCCTCTGGCTGTGGCCTCGGCCTGGAACCACCACTGGCTGGGAGGAGACGCCACATGCATCTACTACGGCCTGGTAGGCTTCTTCTTTGGCACGGCCAGCATAATGACCATGACCGTGATGGCTGTGGTGCGTTTCGTCGTCTCcctcagcctccagtctcccagtGAGTATATAGAGCATTGTGGAGCAGGAGTACCACAGGGAATGATGTTAGGACCATTGGAATTTGTGTATGTTTGAGTCAGTTTCTGTATaggctgtgtgagtgagtgagtgagtgataccACCACTTGTCATCATAGGAACATTTTGGAAAGTAATTGTGAATGTTTGgaataaaaaacacacaaactAGGAAGCATTTACAAAAGTGGTGTGTGGTTAGGGGCCCCAACTGATTTCTCAAAGCCCACCAAGCATTTAAACCTGAAATATACCTCTTGTTTTTGAAGAGTACAACCCAGAAATAGCAACAGATAAACTATATAAAGCTTCTCAAATTATATTCACACTCTCACACTACAGAGATCAGGGAAAATGTCTATAATCCGGACCTTGAGGTCAGAAGTGTAATATATACcacttagcagacgcttttatccagagcaacttacagtacagtgagtgctTACATGTTTGGTATGCGTATGTGATCCCTCCAGGACATGAGCTCATGGCCTTTCCGTTGCTAGTGTTCTTACCAGATGAGCCATACAGGAAGTACTGCTCTCCCCCTAAACCTCTTAGTGacccactgtctgtgtgtgtttccctagAGGAGAAGATCAGCCGGAGAAACGTGAAGCTGCTGTGTTTGTGGACGTGGCTCTATGCCCTGCTGTGGGCCTGCTTCCCTCTCCTGGGCTGGGGCCGGTACGGTCCAGAGCCTTTCGGCCTTTCCTGCACCCTGGCCTGGGGAGAGATGAAGGAACAAGGCTTCTCCTTCGTCATCTCCGTCTTCTCCTTCAACTTGCTGGGGCCCTCCTTCATCATCCTCTGTTGCTACTTTGGCATTGCCTTGAAGCTGTACATTACCTACAAGTCCCTCGAACACAGCAAAAATATCCCAAACATCATCAAGATGCACCGTCGCCTTCTCATAGTGAGTGACTTGCTGACTTGGAGTTGAATTcctataaagttgtttttgtcacaccatCTTACTTTAAATTGATTTTTTAAAGGACTAGAATATGGACATTATACAGGCCTATTTACACATAGTTTTAACTTTATACGTTATATATACtgaccaaaatataaatgcaacatgcaacagttacagttcatatcaggaaatcagtcaattgaaataaataaatgattctctaatctatggatttcagatgactgggaatgcagatatgTGTCTGTTGGTCAccgatatctttaaaaaaaatggtaggggcgtggatcagaaaaccagtcagtatctggtatgaccaccatttgcctcatgcagtgggacacatctccttcgcatagagttgatcaggctgttgattgtggcctgtggaatgttattccagtcctcttcaatggctgtacgaagttgctggatattggcgggaactggaacacgatgtcgtacacattgatccagagcaaCATGGGTGACGtgtctagtgagtatgcaggccatggaagaactgggacattttcagcttccagaaattgtgtacagatccttgcaacatgggtccatgcattattatgctgaaacatgaggtgatggcggcggatgaatggcacgacaatgggcctcaggatctctgtgcattcaaattgccattgataaaatgcaattgtgttcgttgtccgtaacttatgccttattgcgcgctccctcaaaacttgagacatatgtggcattgtgtttgtgacaaaactacacattttaaagtggccttttattgtccccagtataaagtgcacctgtgtatgatcatgctgtttaatcagattattgatatgccacacctgtcagatagatgtattatcttggcaaaggaaaaaatgctcactaacagggacgtaaacatatttgtgcacaaaatttgagagaaatacatattttatttcagttcatgaaacatgggaccaacactttacatgttgcatttatatttttgttcagtgtatataattATAACTTTATTTCATGAGTTGAATGAATGAAACTGCATCTTTCACTATGGGCTCTATTTTAGGCTGGGGTTAAGCCGGCGCAATTGTCAAACGCACACTCATttaaatgttgacctgttaaagCCGGCTCTGTTCTATTTAAATAAAAACACGTcatacctttttgtagttaataaatctaaTTTGAAACATaataactatagtatccttaactagcattgaaaaagtgaatccattcttctctaaaaATTCTTCTTTAAAAATCTTTCTTCCTAATTTCACGCTTGTAACATCAGTATTTTTCAGCTGGTAGTCAGGCAGTCACTGGAAAAAGagttctgttccggaacagtatagatcactttcgttcccAGTTTTtgtttctgttccctgaaccggttccaacttccggagaaaactgagaatggattaATAACAAAAATCATCCAAAACATGCAACAAGGtgctaaagtaatactgaaaaaaacAGCAATagaatacactttttggcctaaatagaatacactttttggcctaaatgcaaagccttatgttttgggcaaatccaacacaacacatcactaagtaactgcctccttattttcaagaatggtggtggctgGTATGGGTATGGGTATGGTATATGGCTGGTATATGGTATGGATATGCTTGACACACTGGgcagtttttcaggatgaaaagaaaAAGGATAGAGCTAAGCACTGACAAAatcccagaggaaaactacaagaGCTTCAACCAGAGGGGAATACTCAGTTTAGGTCCACCAAATTTGGCCAGACTGCTTTTTCAGTCAGAGCGTCTGGATTATGGAACACTCTGCCAACCAGTGTGAGAGAGTGTAGTACCTTTGCTAGCTTCAAGGCAAACCTGAAAAAGTGGCTAAAGGCAAACCATTAATGTGAACATTAAGACATTCCGACTCTTAAGATGTCAGATACTGTAGGACTAAGGGGACATTGAAAATCTGATGTAATATTATCATTATATTGTCTATTGTTGtaaatttcatttttttaaataaaatatatgaGGTACTagtcaagagtttggacacacctactcattcaagggtttttctttatttttactatttcctacattgtagaataatagtgaagacatcatcactatgaaataacacatatggaatcatgtagtaaccaaaaatgtgttaaacaaatcaaaatatattttatatttgagattcttcaaagtagccaccctttgccttgatgacagctttgcgcactcttggcatccTCCCCACCagctaaaaataaagaaaaacccttgaaagagtaggtgtgtggaaaattttgactggtactgtatatagagagatatTTATATATGGAGAATTAGTGCCAAAAAGGGGTTACATACATGTAaaaacacttcagaacaaacttccttttgaatAAACATATTGTATAAATTATTCTGCCTCCAGCTCCACTGCTCAGACATTGAGAAATGTGTGATATTTTCTTCCAAAAGGAGAGGAACAAACCGCCCTCTACTTGCTGCTTCTAAATAATTTGTTATTTTATACTTTTGTACTTTTTGCGTTTTTTTAATGATTATTCAGATaatacagacagaacaggtagagggcaAAACACACACTGATCCCCTACCAAATCAAACCAACCCCAACCCCCCCATGCTCCAACAGAGCCCCACCCCAATACCAGACTTAAAGCAGGCATGATATAGAATGAGTAAAATAATCAAAtagtaaaaaatacaataaaatatattctaaaacaaaaagtaaaaaatagtaaaaatagttATATAAATTCTAATTTGGGTTGGTTTATGGAGTTGTGAAATTAGCTGGGTCCATGTCTTCTACAAAGGATAGGAAACGTTGCCAGATATTATAAAATGTAATTGCAGATCCCCTAATAGAGTTAGCGTATTTTCTCTAGCTTGAGATGTTGCATAACTTCCTTTATCCAATAAACGTAGGAGGAAACCAACCCTTCTACTTAGATAGTAGAAGACATCTAGCTAGAAGAGTAGTACATGCCAGCATATTgccatagaactgtttagaggggcctcctgtggtgccactctatagaactgtttagaggggcctcctgtggtgccactccatagaactgtttagaggggcctcctgtggtgccactccatagaactgtttagtTGGGCCTCCTGTGGTGGCACTCTGAATAATGCAATAAAGGCAGAAGTTTTTATAGGTCTCTCCAGTATCTTAGAAAACGTCAAAGAAATTGTCAATGTCCAAAACGTGTGCAATAAAGTAGCAGGAGCCTGCTTACATCGGTCACAAGTGGGATCTATTTCTGGTCTAATCTTGGATCATTTTGCCTTTGACCAACGCAGCCGATTAACTATTTTAAAGTGAATTACAGCATGTCTTAgacatatacactaccattcaaaagtttggggtcacttagaaatgtccttgtttttgaaagaaaagcacatattttgtccattaaaataacatgaagttgatcagaaatacagtgtagacatttttaatgttgtaatgcctattgtagatggaaacggcagattttgtaTAGAATAACTACATAggcttacagaggcccattatcagcaaccatcactcctgtgttccaatggaacgttgtgttagctaatccaagtttatcattttaaaaggctaattgatcattagaaaacccttttgcaattatgttaggacagctgaaaactgttgttctaattaaagaagcaataaaactggaattcttaagactagttgagtatctggagcatcactgtcatgacttccaccgaagttggttcctctccttgttcgggcggcattcggcggtcggcgtcgccggtcttctagccatcatcgatccacttttcattttccatttgttttgtcttgtcttcccacacacctggtttcaattccatcattacatgttgtgtatttaaccctctgttccccccatgtccttgtccggaatgtttattgtagtgcttgtgcacgttatgctggtgtgtgacgggttttgtacccattgattTACTGTTCTGTTAACAGGGgggttttattattaaactgcaccattgtaaatcagtttttgctctcctgcgcctgacttctctgccgccagtacgcaccccttacaatcagcatttgtgggttcgattacaggctcaaaatggccagaaacaaagacctttcttctgaaactcgtcagtctattcttgttctgagaaatgaagcatattccatgcgagaaattgccaagaaactgaagatctcgtacaacgttcAGTGAGGAGATCCCTTTTCCAGCCCAGATATGAAACGCCCGGTCTAATAATGATGGAGAGAATGTATAGTTCTTTAATAACGGGACAGAAGTTTAAAATTCACTGAGACCAAACGATAGCCTGAACTATTTCCAGATTTTTAGAGAATGTTTCACAATAGGGTTTTTAATGTATTTGGAAACTGGCTCAGCTAGTTTAGAACAGAGAAAGGCAGCTAAGGAGGTGCGGCCACAGGATGAAATCTCCAAGGTCAACCATTTCGGGCCTGTAACATCTGGGATTTCTGTCATCCAATATAGACCGATTTCTATATTAGCTGCCCAGTAATAATATTGAAAAAGTTCGAAAGTGCTAGACCACCCTGGGGGCGAGATCTCTGTAATACGCTCTTACGTATCCAAGGGTTTTCTTGTTCCAGATAAAAGCAGATATCAGTTTATCTATGGAGATAAAAAAAAAGATTTGGTCAGAAAGATACGAATACATTGAAATAAGTATAAAAACGTAGGTAATACAttcattttaacagtgttatttcTTATGCCCAAAGAAAGAGAAAGTAAATCCCACTGTTCAAGATCCTGTTTCAGGGAGAGTGTCCAAATCAGATTTTAACTGAAGATGTGGATTCAACAACAATGTTTCAACTGCATGGTCTTCAAAGTATATTTAGCTGGTTTGCTTTCTGCCCTCTGTTTCAGATAGTTTTCTCTGCCGGCCCATTTTCACAGTGTTTCTTCTATCTTACAGATAGCAGTCCTGATCAGCTTGGGCTTCATCTTATCATGGGCTCCATACGGTTTGGTGAGCCTGGTGTCTGCCGTCAGGGGCAGTGAGTTCCTCCCCCCAGAGGTGACCATGCTGCCCTGCCTGTTTGCCAAGTCCTCCACTCTTTACAACCCCCTGATCTACTATATCTTCAGCAAGACCTTTAAGCAGGAGGTGAAGCAGCTGTGTGGTAGATCCAACGCATGCCACGCTTCCAGCGCCAGGAACAACATCACGGACAACCCCATCTACCTGGTGTGTGACAGCAGCCggacagagaaggaggagaaggtggtGGCCACGGTGGTTGGGAGGACCACTGAGGATAAGTTGTCCTCTGGGAAGAACCAGGAGATGGAGACCAGGTTAAACTCCTGCGACAGCCAATAGGAAGGCCTCGGGGAGGCGGGGGGTATAGTGTATGATGTCCTTTCTCATGACAATCTTATCATTCCTCATCCAGTCAGGGTCTAAATGACCATAAAAGTTCACCATTGAACTTGGTGAACTCCACCCGTGGGCCTCGGTGATGAGATGAGGTTTCACAGAATGCTGAATTGATGAAAACTTTTAGAGACAATGGTGAACTTTTATAATAATTTCAACCCTGACTGGATGAGGAATTATAGATTGTCATGAGAAAGGACATCATACAGAATATAATTTGAAACGAGCTAAGACCAATATCTATGATTTTATTGTTATACGCCTTTATCAATTGCTGTTGGCATGAAAATTGCTTTTACATAAAGACAAATTATACTTTAATAAGCACAACTAGTGTGTGCAACATAACTTGCAGGGTAATATCAAATCCTGTATTGATGGTTGAATGAAAGAGGGCGTGTTTGCACTATTGT is a genomic window containing:
- the opn8b gene encoding opsin 8, group member b; this encodes MKAEYFTVFCLWICASAQIYKLMSQMDIYSSKLSPAVDFAAGAFLLIIAILSIVGNLLVLIMAFKHSSHMKPPELLSVNLAVTDLGAAVAMYPLAVASAWNHHWLGGDATCIYYGLVGFFFGTASIMTMTVMAVVRFVVSLSLQSPKEKISRRNVKLLCLWTWLYALLWACFPLLGWGRYGPEPFGLSCTLAWGEMKEQGFSFVISVFSFNLLGPSFIILCCYFGIALKLYITYKSLEHSKNIPNIIKMHRRLLIIAVLISLGFILSWAPYGLVSLVSAVRGSEFLPPEVTMLPCLFAKSSTLYNPLIYYIFSKTFKQEVKQLCGRSNACHASSARNNITDNPIYLVCDSSRTEKEEKVVATVVGRTTEDKLSSGKNQEMETRLNSCDSQ